From Bdellovibrionales bacterium:
TCGACGGACAGCCCGCAGGTTATGCCTTGTTTTTTAAGAGCTACTCGACATTTTTAGCCAAACCAGGGATTTATCTCGAGGACCTGTACGTGCGACCTCAGTTTCGCAGCCGAGGGATCGGCGAAGCTCTTCTCAAATATCTAGCGAATCTCTGTTTGGAGAGAAGTTACGGCCGTCTGGAATGGGCGGTATTGGATTGGAACGAAGGCGCCATCAAGTTTTATAGAAGAGTCGGTGCCATCGGTATGGACGGGTGGACCACACAGAGAATGGATGAAGCTGCTCTCCGTAAATTTATAAAGTGAGATCAGGCTTAACGAGAAAAAAGCTGAAGACAACTTCCGTAGGCGCCTGAGGTGTTCGGGCGAGTCGCCGCACGTTGGAGTTCGCTGAGACCTAACTTCCTTAGGATCAAGCTATTAGAAGCAAGTGTTACACTTCCTAAGGCTTTTCGTTCGAGTGAAGTTTTATATATCGTCGCCATCCCCAAAGCGCGAATGGCCGGGATCACGGTAAGACCGATCTCCGGAAAGCCAAAAACAGTAGCGACCGCGCCTGCCATTTCCACGACGTGGATCCCTATTTGTGCGCCCCAGGCTTTGTAGTTGGGGCCAGAGCGAAAGCAACCGATCAATGGAAGTTTCTGATGGATGGCTTCGCGAATTTCTCCACGCACACTTTCGGCTTCCGTCATATGAATCATAAAATCAAACATCAATCCCACATCGATGGAGAAACCTCCTCGAGCTTTGGATTGTTTGTCGTAATAAAAATTCATATAACCCGTGTTTTTACTAAAATCGACCCCGATATCTATAGATAAGCTTCGTCCAATGATATAACCGTAATTTCCGAGAGTGGTATTCCAGATCACGCCCCCCACGAGAGTGATTCCCACCCCCGAAGACTTCGCGATTCCGACCGAGTTACTCCACATGTTGTTCACTAAACTCGTGATC
This genomic window contains:
- a CDS encoding GNAT family N-acetyltransferase, which encodes MLKIRPAVTSDVATILLFIRELAEFEKLLHEVQADESQLRRTLFEENNGVEVIIAEFDGQPAGYALFFKSYSTFLAKPGIYLEDLYVRPQFRSRGIGEALLKYLANLCLERSYGRLEWAVLDWNEGAIKFYRRVGAIGMDGWTTQRMDEAALRKFIK